A single Anopheles funestus chromosome 2RL, idAnoFuneDA-416_04, whole genome shotgun sequence DNA region contains:
- the LOC125762762 gene encoding membrane alanyl aminopeptidase-like isoform X1 gives MSKSFVSIKSTLGQGLILPNMNALVRIAILAICLVSFHTRNISCTPLQPKLFGGELELEPRAELDHYRLNEDVLPTHYEIEIKPYFEPEPQKQAFTFDGNTVITVTAAKENVTQIKLHMAHMDILLWSVMRKSNSMLVPSEGRTYDEETQIMTLQLKEGLLKNVEYLIVINYVGVMEENMRGFYRSYYKENGTKVWLGSTQFEQTEARRAFPCFDEPKFKATFQLKLNYKPVEYSVYSNTPIKKSDVLGNNRTLATFGITPKMSTYLLAFIVAPYTTSGDDVVRVLSRPEATNQTTYSIEEGLKLLKVLGDWVKYPFNNVTEIERMYMAAVPDFAAGAMENWGLITYRESSLLYVPEDATSLQQQRIATIIAHELAHQWFGNLVTCEWWDVTWLNEGFATYFEYFGTALAEPLWELEDQFVVEKLHTAMQTDGSISTHPMTHPVYTQAQAAAIFDAISYSKGGVVLRMLEHYMTKEVFQAAIVEYVKDRQFQASRPEHLFAVLDKHNASASAYMKPWTTQPGLPLVYVTGHAYGFSITQQRFLTNSSEQEEKFLWPLPITFATDGNEFDNTKPTLVATESHNISFENAANVKYFVLNNQQVGYYRVHYDDALWDKISKALRTRGFGGIHQLNRAQIVDDLFNLARADVMGYRKALDILEYLKEETEYAPWFAAANGFSTLALRIHPDDETLFSQHILDIFAKAYEFIHFQEPSQYERRLRIYLRRLVLDWTCRYGHEDCSKSALQEFEALRANSSAKVHPDLRQVVYCEGVRKGSLEQFDFLLNLYLTTNVATEQLLTLQGMSCATEKEVIHKYMNLTSSPDVRRQDKATALSLLLNNQHALESAASYLVENSARWAEAHGDYKHVAMAFGGILARVKDVTVKESIAQFAEANKDTMGLEAYEFISKGLEEFDHNQQFTMNHRDDILGFLTFKANNSGASQTVIFNVVVALCLALLAVW, from the exons atgAGCAAAAGTTTTGTGAGTATAAAATCCACCCTCGGACAG GGATTAATTTTACCAAACATGAATGCACTTGTGAGGATCGCCATTTTGGCGATTTGTTTAGTGAGCTTTCACACACGCAACATTTCCTGTACACCACTGCAACCGAAACTGTTCGGTGGTGAGCTTGAGCTTGAACCACGCGCCGAACTGGACCACTATCGGCTAAATGAGGATGTGTTGCCCACTCATTACGAGATTGAAATTAAGCCGTACTTCGAACCGGAACCCCAAAAGCAAGCCTTTACGTTCGATGGCAACACTGTCATCACTGTGACCGCAGCGAAAGAAAACGTGACGCAGATTAAACTGCACATGGCACACATGGACATTCTGCTCTGGAGTGTGATGCGCAAAAGCAACAGCATGTTGGTGCCCAGCGAAGGCCGCACATACGACGAGGAGACGCAAATTATGACGCTACAGCTGAAGGAAGGACTGTTGAAAAATGTGGAATATCTCATTGTGATTAACTACGTTGGCGTGATGGAGGAAAATATGCGTGGATTCTACCGCAGCTACTACAAGGAAAATGGCACGAAAGTGTGGCTTGGATCGACACAGTTTGAACAAACGGAGGCACGGCGTGCCTTTCCATGCTTCGACGAGCCCAAGTTTAAGGCTACATTTCAGCTGAAGCTAAACTACAAACCGGTCGAGTACAGCGTGTACTCCAACACGCCAATCAAGAAAAGTGACGTCCTTGG AAACAATCGCACACTGGCAACGTTTGGCATCACGCCGAAAATGTCCACCTATCTGCTTGCGTTCATTGTTGCACCGTACACTACGAGCGGAGACGATGTGGTACGTGTTCTATCACGCCCGGAGGCCACAAATCAGACGACGTACAGCATTGAGGAGGGTCTGAAGCTGCTGAAAGTATTGGGCGATTGGGTAAAGTATCCGTTCAACAATGTGACGGAAATCGAACGCATGTACATGGCGGCCGTGCCTGATTTTGCGGCGGGAGCAATGGAAAACTGGGGATTAATCACCTACCGTGAGTCAAGCCTGCTGTACGTGCCGGAGGACGCTACCAGTCTGCAGCAGCAACGCATTGCAACAATCATCGCGCACGAGCTGGCTCACCAGTGGTTCGGAAACTTGGTCACCTGTGAATGGTGGGATGTAACGTGGCTAAACGAAGGGTTTGCCACCTACTTCGAGTACTTCGGTACGGCACTCGCTGAACCGCTGTGGGAACTGGAGGATCAGTTTGTGGTCGAGAAGTTACACACCGCAATGCAAACGGACGGTTCCATCTCCACCCATCCGATGACCCATCCGGTCTACACACAGGCCCAGGCAGCAGCGATATTCGATGCCATTTCCTATAGCAAGGGTGGAGTTGTACTGCGAATGTTAGAACACTACATGACGAAAGAGGTGTTTCAGGCCGCTATTGTAGAGTACGTAAAAGATCGCCAATTTCAAGCATCGCGGCCGGAACATCTTTTTGCCGTGCTCGATAAACATAATGCCAGTGCGAGCGCGTACATGAAGCCATGGACAACACAGCCAGGATTACCGCTCGTGTACGTTACCGGCCATGCGTACGGATTTTCCATTACCCAGCAACGGTTTCTTACCAACAGTAGTGAGCAGGAGGAAAAGTTCCTCTGGCCGTTGCCGATCACGTTCGCTACCGATGGGAATGAATTCGACAACACTAAGCCAACACTTGTTGCGACCGAGTCGCATAACATTTCCTTTGAGAATGCGGCCAACGTGAAGTACTTTGTACTGAACAACCAACAAGTGGGATACTACCGAGTACACTACGATGACGCATTGTGGGACAAGATCAGCAAGGCACTTCGTACGAGAGGCTTTGGCGGCATCCATCAGCTAAACCGTGCCCAAATAGTGGACGATTTGTTCAATCTCGCCCGGGCAGATGTGATGGGATATCGCAAGGCGTTGGACATCTTGGAATACCTAAAAGAGGAGACCGAGTACGCACCATGGTTTGCCGCTGCCAATGGCTTCAGTACGCTGGCACTAAGAATTCATCCAGATGATGAGACATTGTTTTCG CAACACATTCTGGACATATTTGCCAAAGCCTACGAGTTTATCCATTTTCAAGAACCTTCACAGTATGAGCGCCGATTGCGCATTTACTTGCGACGGTTAGTACTCGACTGGACCTGTCGCTACGGGCATGAGGACTGCAGTAAGAGTGCTTTACAGGAATTTGAAGCGCTCCGTGCCAATTCGAGTGCAAA AGTTCATCCCGATCTTCGCCAGGTAGTGTACTGTGAAGGTGTGCGCAAAGGATCGCTCGAACAGTTTGATTTCCTGTTGAATCTGTACCTCACGACAAATGTGGCTACGGAACAGCTACTCACGCTTCAGGGAATGAGTTGTGCAACGGAGAAAGAAGTCATTCAT AAATATATGAACCTCACAAGCTCGCCGGATGTCCGGAGACAGGATAAGGCTACCGCACTATCACTGCTTCTAAATAATCAACATGCACTAGAATCGGCCGCATCTTACCTAGTAGAAAACAGTGCCCGCTGGGCTGAAGC CCATGGGGATTACAAACATGTTGCGATGGCATTCGGTGGTATCCTTGCGCGTGTAAAAGATGTGACCGTGAAGGAAAGTATTGCACAATTCGCGGAAGCGAACAAAGATACGATGGGTCTGGAAGCGTACGAATTTATCAGCAAAGGACTGGAGGAATTTGACCACAATCAACAGTTTACCATGAATCACCGGGATGACATACTTGGGTTCCTTACCTTCAAAGCTAACAACAGTGGTGCATCACAAACTGTTATCTTTAATGTTGTTGTAGCATTGTGTTTGGCACTGTTGGCGGTTTGGTAG
- the LOC125762762 gene encoding membrane alanyl aminopeptidase-like isoform X2: MSKSFGLILPNMNALVRIAILAICLVSFHTRNISCTPLQPKLFGGELELEPRAELDHYRLNEDVLPTHYEIEIKPYFEPEPQKQAFTFDGNTVITVTAAKENVTQIKLHMAHMDILLWSVMRKSNSMLVPSEGRTYDEETQIMTLQLKEGLLKNVEYLIVINYVGVMEENMRGFYRSYYKENGTKVWLGSTQFEQTEARRAFPCFDEPKFKATFQLKLNYKPVEYSVYSNTPIKKSDVLGNNRTLATFGITPKMSTYLLAFIVAPYTTSGDDVVRVLSRPEATNQTTYSIEEGLKLLKVLGDWVKYPFNNVTEIERMYMAAVPDFAAGAMENWGLITYRESSLLYVPEDATSLQQQRIATIIAHELAHQWFGNLVTCEWWDVTWLNEGFATYFEYFGTALAEPLWELEDQFVVEKLHTAMQTDGSISTHPMTHPVYTQAQAAAIFDAISYSKGGVVLRMLEHYMTKEVFQAAIVEYVKDRQFQASRPEHLFAVLDKHNASASAYMKPWTTQPGLPLVYVTGHAYGFSITQQRFLTNSSEQEEKFLWPLPITFATDGNEFDNTKPTLVATESHNISFENAANVKYFVLNNQQVGYYRVHYDDALWDKISKALRTRGFGGIHQLNRAQIVDDLFNLARADVMGYRKALDILEYLKEETEYAPWFAAANGFSTLALRIHPDDETLFSQHILDIFAKAYEFIHFQEPSQYERRLRIYLRRLVLDWTCRYGHEDCSKSALQEFEALRANSSAKVHPDLRQVVYCEGVRKGSLEQFDFLLNLYLTTNVATEQLLTLQGMSCATEKEVIHKYMNLTSSPDVRRQDKATALSLLLNNQHALESAASYLVENSARWAEAHGDYKHVAMAFGGILARVKDVTVKESIAQFAEANKDTMGLEAYEFISKGLEEFDHNQQFTMNHRDDILGFLTFKANNSGASQTVIFNVVVALCLALLAVW, translated from the exons atgAGCAAAAGTTTT GGATTAATTTTACCAAACATGAATGCACTTGTGAGGATCGCCATTTTGGCGATTTGTTTAGTGAGCTTTCACACACGCAACATTTCCTGTACACCACTGCAACCGAAACTGTTCGGTGGTGAGCTTGAGCTTGAACCACGCGCCGAACTGGACCACTATCGGCTAAATGAGGATGTGTTGCCCACTCATTACGAGATTGAAATTAAGCCGTACTTCGAACCGGAACCCCAAAAGCAAGCCTTTACGTTCGATGGCAACACTGTCATCACTGTGACCGCAGCGAAAGAAAACGTGACGCAGATTAAACTGCACATGGCACACATGGACATTCTGCTCTGGAGTGTGATGCGCAAAAGCAACAGCATGTTGGTGCCCAGCGAAGGCCGCACATACGACGAGGAGACGCAAATTATGACGCTACAGCTGAAGGAAGGACTGTTGAAAAATGTGGAATATCTCATTGTGATTAACTACGTTGGCGTGATGGAGGAAAATATGCGTGGATTCTACCGCAGCTACTACAAGGAAAATGGCACGAAAGTGTGGCTTGGATCGACACAGTTTGAACAAACGGAGGCACGGCGTGCCTTTCCATGCTTCGACGAGCCCAAGTTTAAGGCTACATTTCAGCTGAAGCTAAACTACAAACCGGTCGAGTACAGCGTGTACTCCAACACGCCAATCAAGAAAAGTGACGTCCTTGG AAACAATCGCACACTGGCAACGTTTGGCATCACGCCGAAAATGTCCACCTATCTGCTTGCGTTCATTGTTGCACCGTACACTACGAGCGGAGACGATGTGGTACGTGTTCTATCACGCCCGGAGGCCACAAATCAGACGACGTACAGCATTGAGGAGGGTCTGAAGCTGCTGAAAGTATTGGGCGATTGGGTAAAGTATCCGTTCAACAATGTGACGGAAATCGAACGCATGTACATGGCGGCCGTGCCTGATTTTGCGGCGGGAGCAATGGAAAACTGGGGATTAATCACCTACCGTGAGTCAAGCCTGCTGTACGTGCCGGAGGACGCTACCAGTCTGCAGCAGCAACGCATTGCAACAATCATCGCGCACGAGCTGGCTCACCAGTGGTTCGGAAACTTGGTCACCTGTGAATGGTGGGATGTAACGTGGCTAAACGAAGGGTTTGCCACCTACTTCGAGTACTTCGGTACGGCACTCGCTGAACCGCTGTGGGAACTGGAGGATCAGTTTGTGGTCGAGAAGTTACACACCGCAATGCAAACGGACGGTTCCATCTCCACCCATCCGATGACCCATCCGGTCTACACACAGGCCCAGGCAGCAGCGATATTCGATGCCATTTCCTATAGCAAGGGTGGAGTTGTACTGCGAATGTTAGAACACTACATGACGAAAGAGGTGTTTCAGGCCGCTATTGTAGAGTACGTAAAAGATCGCCAATTTCAAGCATCGCGGCCGGAACATCTTTTTGCCGTGCTCGATAAACATAATGCCAGTGCGAGCGCGTACATGAAGCCATGGACAACACAGCCAGGATTACCGCTCGTGTACGTTACCGGCCATGCGTACGGATTTTCCATTACCCAGCAACGGTTTCTTACCAACAGTAGTGAGCAGGAGGAAAAGTTCCTCTGGCCGTTGCCGATCACGTTCGCTACCGATGGGAATGAATTCGACAACACTAAGCCAACACTTGTTGCGACCGAGTCGCATAACATTTCCTTTGAGAATGCGGCCAACGTGAAGTACTTTGTACTGAACAACCAACAAGTGGGATACTACCGAGTACACTACGATGACGCATTGTGGGACAAGATCAGCAAGGCACTTCGTACGAGAGGCTTTGGCGGCATCCATCAGCTAAACCGTGCCCAAATAGTGGACGATTTGTTCAATCTCGCCCGGGCAGATGTGATGGGATATCGCAAGGCGTTGGACATCTTGGAATACCTAAAAGAGGAGACCGAGTACGCACCATGGTTTGCCGCTGCCAATGGCTTCAGTACGCTGGCACTAAGAATTCATCCAGATGATGAGACATTGTTTTCG CAACACATTCTGGACATATTTGCCAAAGCCTACGAGTTTATCCATTTTCAAGAACCTTCACAGTATGAGCGCCGATTGCGCATTTACTTGCGACGGTTAGTACTCGACTGGACCTGTCGCTACGGGCATGAGGACTGCAGTAAGAGTGCTTTACAGGAATTTGAAGCGCTCCGTGCCAATTCGAGTGCAAA AGTTCATCCCGATCTTCGCCAGGTAGTGTACTGTGAAGGTGTGCGCAAAGGATCGCTCGAACAGTTTGATTTCCTGTTGAATCTGTACCTCACGACAAATGTGGCTACGGAACAGCTACTCACGCTTCAGGGAATGAGTTGTGCAACGGAGAAAGAAGTCATTCAT AAATATATGAACCTCACAAGCTCGCCGGATGTCCGGAGACAGGATAAGGCTACCGCACTATCACTGCTTCTAAATAATCAACATGCACTAGAATCGGCCGCATCTTACCTAGTAGAAAACAGTGCCCGCTGGGCTGAAGC CCATGGGGATTACAAACATGTTGCGATGGCATTCGGTGGTATCCTTGCGCGTGTAAAAGATGTGACCGTGAAGGAAAGTATTGCACAATTCGCGGAAGCGAACAAAGATACGATGGGTCTGGAAGCGTACGAATTTATCAGCAAAGGACTGGAGGAATTTGACCACAATCAACAGTTTACCATGAATCACCGGGATGACATACTTGGGTTCCTTACCTTCAAAGCTAACAACAGTGGTGCATCACAAACTGTTATCTTTAATGTTGTTGTAGCATTGTGTTTGGCACTGTTGGCGGTTTGGTAG
- the LOC125762762 gene encoding membrane alanyl aminopeptidase-like isoform X3 has protein sequence MNALVRIAILAICLVSFHTRNISCTPLQPKLFGGELELEPRAELDHYRLNEDVLPTHYEIEIKPYFEPEPQKQAFTFDGNTVITVTAAKENVTQIKLHMAHMDILLWSVMRKSNSMLVPSEGRTYDEETQIMTLQLKEGLLKNVEYLIVINYVGVMEENMRGFYRSYYKENGTKVWLGSTQFEQTEARRAFPCFDEPKFKATFQLKLNYKPVEYSVYSNTPIKKSDVLGNNRTLATFGITPKMSTYLLAFIVAPYTTSGDDVVRVLSRPEATNQTTYSIEEGLKLLKVLGDWVKYPFNNVTEIERMYMAAVPDFAAGAMENWGLITYRESSLLYVPEDATSLQQQRIATIIAHELAHQWFGNLVTCEWWDVTWLNEGFATYFEYFGTALAEPLWELEDQFVVEKLHTAMQTDGSISTHPMTHPVYTQAQAAAIFDAISYSKGGVVLRMLEHYMTKEVFQAAIVEYVKDRQFQASRPEHLFAVLDKHNASASAYMKPWTTQPGLPLVYVTGHAYGFSITQQRFLTNSSEQEEKFLWPLPITFATDGNEFDNTKPTLVATESHNISFENAANVKYFVLNNQQVGYYRVHYDDALWDKISKALRTRGFGGIHQLNRAQIVDDLFNLARADVMGYRKALDILEYLKEETEYAPWFAAANGFSTLALRIHPDDETLFSQHILDIFAKAYEFIHFQEPSQYERRLRIYLRRLVLDWTCRYGHEDCSKSALQEFEALRANSSAKVHPDLRQVVYCEGVRKGSLEQFDFLLNLYLTTNVATEQLLTLQGMSCATEKEVIHKYMNLTSSPDVRRQDKATALSLLLNNQHALESAASYLVENSARWAEAHGDYKHVAMAFGGILARVKDVTVKESIAQFAEANKDTMGLEAYEFISKGLEEFDHNQQFTMNHRDDILGFLTFKANNSGASQTVIFNVVVALCLALLAVW, from the exons ATGAATGCACTTGTGAGGATCGCCATTTTGGCGATTTGTTTAGTGAGCTTTCACACACGCAACATTTCCTGTACACCACTGCAACCGAAACTGTTCGGTGGTGAGCTTGAGCTTGAACCACGCGCCGAACTGGACCACTATCGGCTAAATGAGGATGTGTTGCCCACTCATTACGAGATTGAAATTAAGCCGTACTTCGAACCGGAACCCCAAAAGCAAGCCTTTACGTTCGATGGCAACACTGTCATCACTGTGACCGCAGCGAAAGAAAACGTGACGCAGATTAAACTGCACATGGCACACATGGACATTCTGCTCTGGAGTGTGATGCGCAAAAGCAACAGCATGTTGGTGCCCAGCGAAGGCCGCACATACGACGAGGAGACGCAAATTATGACGCTACAGCTGAAGGAAGGACTGTTGAAAAATGTGGAATATCTCATTGTGATTAACTACGTTGGCGTGATGGAGGAAAATATGCGTGGATTCTACCGCAGCTACTACAAGGAAAATGGCACGAAAGTGTGGCTTGGATCGACACAGTTTGAACAAACGGAGGCACGGCGTGCCTTTCCATGCTTCGACGAGCCCAAGTTTAAGGCTACATTTCAGCTGAAGCTAAACTACAAACCGGTCGAGTACAGCGTGTACTCCAACACGCCAATCAAGAAAAGTGACGTCCTTGG AAACAATCGCACACTGGCAACGTTTGGCATCACGCCGAAAATGTCCACCTATCTGCTTGCGTTCATTGTTGCACCGTACACTACGAGCGGAGACGATGTGGTACGTGTTCTATCACGCCCGGAGGCCACAAATCAGACGACGTACAGCATTGAGGAGGGTCTGAAGCTGCTGAAAGTATTGGGCGATTGGGTAAAGTATCCGTTCAACAATGTGACGGAAATCGAACGCATGTACATGGCGGCCGTGCCTGATTTTGCGGCGGGAGCAATGGAAAACTGGGGATTAATCACCTACCGTGAGTCAAGCCTGCTGTACGTGCCGGAGGACGCTACCAGTCTGCAGCAGCAACGCATTGCAACAATCATCGCGCACGAGCTGGCTCACCAGTGGTTCGGAAACTTGGTCACCTGTGAATGGTGGGATGTAACGTGGCTAAACGAAGGGTTTGCCACCTACTTCGAGTACTTCGGTACGGCACTCGCTGAACCGCTGTGGGAACTGGAGGATCAGTTTGTGGTCGAGAAGTTACACACCGCAATGCAAACGGACGGTTCCATCTCCACCCATCCGATGACCCATCCGGTCTACACACAGGCCCAGGCAGCAGCGATATTCGATGCCATTTCCTATAGCAAGGGTGGAGTTGTACTGCGAATGTTAGAACACTACATGACGAAAGAGGTGTTTCAGGCCGCTATTGTAGAGTACGTAAAAGATCGCCAATTTCAAGCATCGCGGCCGGAACATCTTTTTGCCGTGCTCGATAAACATAATGCCAGTGCGAGCGCGTACATGAAGCCATGGACAACACAGCCAGGATTACCGCTCGTGTACGTTACCGGCCATGCGTACGGATTTTCCATTACCCAGCAACGGTTTCTTACCAACAGTAGTGAGCAGGAGGAAAAGTTCCTCTGGCCGTTGCCGATCACGTTCGCTACCGATGGGAATGAATTCGACAACACTAAGCCAACACTTGTTGCGACCGAGTCGCATAACATTTCCTTTGAGAATGCGGCCAACGTGAAGTACTTTGTACTGAACAACCAACAAGTGGGATACTACCGAGTACACTACGATGACGCATTGTGGGACAAGATCAGCAAGGCACTTCGTACGAGAGGCTTTGGCGGCATCCATCAGCTAAACCGTGCCCAAATAGTGGACGATTTGTTCAATCTCGCCCGGGCAGATGTGATGGGATATCGCAAGGCGTTGGACATCTTGGAATACCTAAAAGAGGAGACCGAGTACGCACCATGGTTTGCCGCTGCCAATGGCTTCAGTACGCTGGCACTAAGAATTCATCCAGATGATGAGACATTGTTTTCG CAACACATTCTGGACATATTTGCCAAAGCCTACGAGTTTATCCATTTTCAAGAACCTTCACAGTATGAGCGCCGATTGCGCATTTACTTGCGACGGTTAGTACTCGACTGGACCTGTCGCTACGGGCATGAGGACTGCAGTAAGAGTGCTTTACAGGAATTTGAAGCGCTCCGTGCCAATTCGAGTGCAAA AGTTCATCCCGATCTTCGCCAGGTAGTGTACTGTGAAGGTGTGCGCAAAGGATCGCTCGAACAGTTTGATTTCCTGTTGAATCTGTACCTCACGACAAATGTGGCTACGGAACAGCTACTCACGCTTCAGGGAATGAGTTGTGCAACGGAGAAAGAAGTCATTCAT AAATATATGAACCTCACAAGCTCGCCGGATGTCCGGAGACAGGATAAGGCTACCGCACTATCACTGCTTCTAAATAATCAACATGCACTAGAATCGGCCGCATCTTACCTAGTAGAAAACAGTGCCCGCTGGGCTGAAGC CCATGGGGATTACAAACATGTTGCGATGGCATTCGGTGGTATCCTTGCGCGTGTAAAAGATGTGACCGTGAAGGAAAGTATTGCACAATTCGCGGAAGCGAACAAAGATACGATGGGTCTGGAAGCGTACGAATTTATCAGCAAAGGACTGGAGGAATTTGACCACAATCAACAGTTTACCATGAATCACCGGGATGACATACTTGGGTTCCTTACCTTCAAAGCTAACAACAGTGGTGCATCACAAACTGTTATCTTTAATGTTGTTGTAGCATTGTGTTTGGCACTGTTGGCGGTTTGGTAG